The following are from one region of the Symmachiella macrocystis genome:
- a CDS encoding PEP-CTERM sorting domain-containing protein: MTTKRIGISGICLLSLVLACSPTRANWIDTFDGGLDQTWYFGNSPASSTFSASTVGNVLRIEDPAPVFSGGSAFGFGYVNETFSNVRVSGIVNPGDLTNVNSDHTLIARANPSVLSAYALTLDYRNDATGDLQGTVILSRIDPSAVTNDLVIESIGESDSFYLEFDVFGSTLTGRVYDQPGGTLLKTVSASDSAFANGVSGVAASADFFDEPLLAEFDNVASSVISAAHFDVTIQPSADSNDIVWTVKWDSLNGIPADDFGSYAWDAMDPMTGDVVATAPWGSAVKELYFDDIGDPFGAAYSFGTSRGFGDAIGGVSSDPSGWGVGPDYDGGVSNNDDLFIFNTLLDSTASFPTSGEFVLTVSGANLSNYNLGTYTNNPFVTVTVTDTLYIAPVPEPSTFALLGLGSLALVVYGWRRKQHDSTCVGKSLS; encoded by the coding sequence ATGACAACAAAGAGAATTGGTATTAGCGGCATCTGTCTCTTGAGTCTGGTCTTAGCCTGTTCACCTACACGTGCCAATTGGATCGACACGTTTGACGGTGGCTTGGATCAGACGTGGTACTTCGGCAATAGCCCCGCATCCTCGACATTTTCCGCCAGTACGGTCGGCAATGTCCTTCGGATTGAAGACCCGGCGCCGGTTTTTAGTGGTGGATCGGCGTTTGGCTTCGGGTATGTCAACGAAACGTTTTCTAACGTGCGTGTCTCGGGCATTGTAAACCCTGGCGACCTGACCAATGTTAACTCCGATCACACATTAATAGCGCGGGCCAATCCGAGCGTACTTTCGGCTTATGCTTTGACCTTAGACTACCGAAATGACGCCACAGGTGATTTGCAGGGCACCGTAATCCTCTCCAGAATTGATCCGAGTGCTGTGACCAACGATCTGGTCATCGAAAGTATCGGAGAGAGCGACTCATTTTACCTTGAATTTGATGTGTTTGGATCAACTTTGACAGGACGCGTTTATGACCAACCAGGCGGGACGCTTTTGAAAACGGTTTCTGCATCAGACAGTGCCTTTGCAAATGGAGTCTCTGGAGTTGCGGCCAGTGCGGATTTCTTTGATGAACCTCTCCTCGCAGAGTTCGACAACGTCGCATCGTCGGTTATTTCTGCCGCACATTTTGACGTGACTATCCAACCCAGCGCAGATTCGAACGACATTGTCTGGACCGTGAAATGGGATTCCTTGAATGGCATCCCGGCAGACGACTTCGGGAGTTATGCCTGGGATGCCATGGACCCGATGACCGGTGATGTTGTCGCGACCGCCCCTTGGGGGAGCGCCGTGAAGGAACTCTATTTTGACGATATCGGCGACCCATTCGGGGCTGCCTACTCCTTTGGAACCAGTCGGGGGTTTGGCGATGCTATTGGTGGAGTGAGCAGCGATCCATCCGGATGGGGCGTCGGTCCCGACTACGACGGTGGTGTTTCAAATAATGATGACTTGTTCATTTTCAACACGCTCTTAGATTCAACCGCTTCCTTTCCGACAAGTGGGGAGTTCGTTCTGACGGTTTCTGGTGCCAATTTGAGCAATTACAACCTCGGTACTTACACGAACAACCCGTTCGTCACTGTTACCGTGACAGATACACTCTATATCGCTCCTGTCCCCGAACCCAGCACCTTTGCTCTACTCGGTCTCGGCAGCCTTGCCTTGGTCGTTTACGGCTGGCGACGCAAGCAGCATGACTCAACG